A part of Caldicellulosiruptor owensensis OL genomic DNA contains:
- a CDS encoding TspO/MBR family protein encodes MERKRKAIISGVLLVITLIVNALGSMGIINGNSQKAVSDKYQTLITPSPSTFSIWGLIYLLLIISVALMIFKHNDDYFAKLIDSITYLFWLSCVLNIIWIVFFSYEMLGLATIVISGMLITLTLIVKNISKMQTQRKRLLPLTFGLYSGWLLIATVVNISAWLVKLRWNGLGISPEIRATVVLIISIALSTIIARNIKNEVFILPVAWAYFGIYNNLISASGFNNKFIVLPKIAIIGAAVLIAIFAIEFYKNKYCITPTVESEKKVK; translated from the coding sequence ATGGAGAGAAAAAGAAAAGCTATCATAAGTGGTGTACTTTTGGTAATTACTTTAATTGTAAACGCACTGGGGTCAATGGGAATTATAAACGGAAATTCACAAAAGGCTGTGTCTGACAAGTATCAAACTTTGATAACTCCATCTCCGTCAACATTTAGTATATGGGGCTTGATTTATTTGCTTCTTATAATTTCTGTTGCACTTATGATTTTCAAACACAATGATGATTATTTTGCAAAGCTAATCGATAGCATAACATATCTTTTCTGGCTTTCGTGTGTACTGAACATTATCTGGATTGTATTTTTCTCTTATGAGATGCTTGGGCTTGCAACAATTGTAATTTCGGGAATGCTCATAACACTGACACTTATTGTGAAAAACATTAGCAAAATGCAGACGCAAAGAAAACGTCTTTTACCTTTGACATTTGGGCTTTATTCAGGATGGCTTTTGATTGCAACTGTTGTTAATATTTCAGCATGGCTTGTAAAACTTAGGTGGAACGGCCTGGGAATTTCACCTGAAATCCGGGCAACTGTTGTTCTTATTATCTCCATAGCTTTATCTACGATTATAGCTCGAAATATAAAAAATGAGGTATTTATTCTTCCGGTTGCATGGGCATATTTTGGAATTTACAACAATCTCATATCTGCTTCTGGATTTAATAACAAATTTATTGTTTTGCCAAAGATAGCTATAATAGGCGCTGCAGTTTTGATTGCTATATTTGCAATAGAGTTTTATAAAAACAAATACTGTATAACACCAACAGTTGAATCTGAAAAGAAGGTAAAATAA
- the csx1 gene encoding CRISPR-associated CARF protein Csx1 has translation MKVIYQVGRLDNPAIATKKFYIKNFNGEIVEESGESELSSTVLRDFLRKRGCEAKTVVIYPVSIVLNSRLPEYIQPANLKEELSTIFKEPSEYLKNPDEFIDRIDLERCRDEKLIVHSLGEYLGTSLDASYDDIVLEILFDMIERYLKGELEDLYLDISSGHNIYISAILEAARHFAVFSNLMNWLDESKVPKIYLTFSDPIIGSSAKVFEIHIQQQRFTAFFSSPIKRKEAAEYNFSFLRNIFPDPDNGAKGSEAAKLKQQVREKRKKLREKIEMFCLLFSAIKNNVPLYLYYQHYHSVDEIKEEIFKLIEHAKGQLCSDYQKSPNLNKRAYIDAILSLGFYIGIVNVLEKHNITMFCQDTGIDLELLKRNYFEIYSTFRVPTNYVMLSNEISNTQKVLEQMDDIGSWTGLYKIIDPGKPAGEPIDRNYFAHSGFERNITEIRTEGSTIFIRYAFNTNFNVINCWLKDRIE, from the coding sequence ATGAAAGTAATATATCAAGTTGGGAGACTGGATAATCCCGCAATAGCTACTAAAAAGTTTTATATTAAAAATTTCAATGGTGAAATAGTTGAGGAGAGCGGAGAGTCTGAACTTTCTTCAACTGTGTTGCGAGATTTTCTGCGCAAAAGAGGCTGTGAGGCTAAAACAGTTGTGATATATCCTGTTAGCATTGTTCTGAACAGTAGACTTCCTGAATACATTCAGCCTGCCAATTTGAAAGAGGAACTTTCAACCATCTTTAAAGAACCATCGGAGTACCTGAAAAATCCAGATGAGTTTATAGATAGAATAGATCTTGAAAGGTGCAGGGACGAAAAGCTGATTGTTCACTCTCTTGGTGAGTATTTAGGGACATCTCTTGATGCAAGCTATGATGATATTGTGCTTGAGATTCTTTTTGACATGATAGAAAGATACTTGAAAGGTGAACTTGAAGATCTTTACCTTGACATTTCAAGCGGACACAACATTTATATTTCTGCAATTTTGGAGGCTGCAAGACACTTTGCTGTCTTTTCAAATCTTATGAATTGGCTTGATGAAAGCAAAGTGCCAAAAATATACCTCACTTTTTCTGACCCGATTATAGGAAGCTCTGCTAAAGTCTTTGAGATACACATCCAGCAACAGAGATTTACAGCATTTTTCTCATCACCCATAAAACGAAAAGAGGCAGCAGAGTACAACTTTTCATTTTTAAGAAATATATTTCCAGATCCGGATAACGGTGCAAAGGGTTCAGAGGCAGCAAAGCTCAAGCAGCAGGTGAGAGAAAAAAGGAAGAAATTAAGAGAAAAGATAGAAATGTTCTGCCTTTTGTTTTCTGCCATAAAAAACAACGTCCCTTTGTATCTTTACTACCAGCATTACCACTCTGTAGATGAGATAAAGGAAGAGATTTTCAAGCTAATTGAGCATGCCAAGGGTCAGCTTTGCAGCGACTATCAAAAATCTCCCAACCTCAACAAAAGAGCTTACATAGATGCAATTTTGAGTTTGGGATTTTACATTGGGATTGTAAATGTGCTGGAAAAGCACAATATAACTATGTTCTGTCAGGATACAGGGATTGATCTCGAGCTTCTCAAGAGAAACTATTTTGAGATTTATTCAACATTCAGAGTACCTACAAACTATGTTATGCTCAGCAATGAAATATCAAATACACAAAAAGTATTAGAACAAATGGATGATATAGGTAGCTGGACAGGGCTTTACAAAATAATTGATCCTGGAAAGCCGGCAGGCGAGCCAATAGACAGAAACTATTTTGCACACAGCGGATTTGAAAGAAATATAACAGAGATAAGGACAGAAGGCAGCACAATTTTTATAAGGTATGCATTTAATACCAATTTTAATGTAATCAACTGCTGGCTGAAAGATAGAATAGAATAG
- a CDS encoding DUF1848 domain-containing protein, with translation MIISVSRRTDIPAFYGDWFINRIKEGFAMYRNPMRLTQVFAVSLHPKDVDAIVFWTKNPKNFLDKLKYLEEYTYYFQFTITPYGKDIEPGIPSKDEVIETFIELSNMIGKKRVIWRYDPIIITDKMDLKYHKEKFEELCEKLSPYTQKCIISYVDFYSKAVDELNRINAKDLAAEELYNLFGAIGSIGKKYNLSVETCAEDVPVEELGLKKAHCVDGELIKELRKEKGFHDNKEYKKDNNQRKACGCVQSIDLGIFNTCKHFCTYCYANFSRNSILKNAKKYDVNSPLLCSRLDLEKDEIRIREKDGSIKLDKEAILKAEANQKELMAQLDFYEYEKISLEENSNNWLIEKIIDYLRKTKQETLL, from the coding sequence GTGATAATAAGTGTAAGTAGAAGGACAGATATTCCAGCCTTTTATGGCGATTGGTTTATAAACAGAATAAAAGAAGGTTTTGCAATGTACCGGAATCCTATGAGACTGACTCAGGTTTTTGCAGTATCGCTCCATCCAAAAGATGTTGATGCCATAGTTTTCTGGACAAAGAATCCCAAGAATTTTTTGGACAAGCTCAAATACCTAGAAGAATATACTTATTATTTTCAGTTCACAATTACCCCTTATGGAAAAGACATAGAGCCAGGCATTCCTTCGAAGGATGAGGTCATTGAAACCTTTATAGAGCTTTCAAACATGATAGGCAAAAAGAGAGTTATCTGGCGGTATGACCCTATAATCATCACAGATAAGATGGATTTGAAATACCACAAAGAAAAGTTTGAAGAGCTTTGCGAAAAGCTTTCACCCTATACGCAAAAGTGCATAATAAGCTATGTTGACTTTTACAGCAAGGCAGTGGATGAGTTAAATAGAATAAATGCCAAGGATCTTGCGGCAGAAGAGCTTTACAATCTCTTTGGTGCGATAGGCAGCATTGGGAAAAAGTATAACCTCAGCGTTGAGACCTGTGCAGAAGATGTACCGGTCGAAGAGCTGGGACTAAAAAAAGCACATTGTGTAGATGGCGAGCTTATAAAGGAGCTCAGGAAAGAAAAAGGTTTTCATGATAATAAAGAATATAAGAAAGATAATAATCAAAGAAAGGCGTGCGGATGTGTCCAGAGCATAGACCTTGGGATATTCAACACATGCAAACACTTTTGCACTTATTGCTATGCAAATTTTAGCAGAAATTCAATTCTCAAAAATGCGAAAAAATATGATGTCAACTCACCGCTTCTGTGTAGTAGACTTGATCTTGAAAAGGATGAAATAAGGATAAGGGAAAAAGATGGCTCTATAAAACTTGACAAAGAAGCTATTTTGAAAGCAGAGGCAAATCAAAAAGAATTAATGGCACAGCTTGATTTTTACGAATATGAAAAAATTTCTCTTGAAGAGAATTCAAATAATTGGCTTATAGAAAAAATTATAGATTATCTGAGAAAAACAAAGCAGGAAACTTTGCTGTAA
- a CDS encoding Rpn family recombination-promoting nuclease/putative transposase translates to MCKKLPPKEHDTTFKFLFSDKDEILLLVKDILCYTWADRIEEDSIELVKTNYVTHEFSQVEADVVATVKKEMQQKILKYMISIWADEIRKDVQILPAIIPIVVYNGIGERWSVSTNLIEAFDIFKDDVFRYRVVDIIELDVKELLETKEDVLLPVVFYLEQVREDRSELIRRLLEVEENLKNLSKKNVDRFLEWSYRIIRPRLSEEQKSEYDTVARRLSEVGVNAMGEFISNVARLLDEAKIKDFMAGKLEGKLEATIEIAKRLIQKGFSDEEVAELTELQIEKVKELRKSMLN, encoded by the coding sequence GTGTGCAAGAAATTGCCACCAAAAGAGCATGATACAACATTTAAGTTTTTGTTTTCAGACAAAGACGAAATACTTTTGCTGGTAAAAGATATACTTTGCTATACATGGGCAGACAGGATTGAAGAAGACTCTATTGAACTTGTCAAAACAAACTATGTTACTCATGAGTTTTCACAGGTTGAGGCTGATGTTGTTGCAACTGTAAAAAAAGAGATGCAGCAAAAGATTTTAAAGTACATGATAAGTATATGGGCTGATGAGATAAGAAAAGATGTTCAGATTCTGCCAGCAATTATTCCTATTGTTGTATACAATGGAATAGGTGAAAGATGGAGTGTATCGACCAATCTTATAGAAGCGTTTGACATATTCAAGGATGACGTGTTCAGATACAGAGTAGTTGACATAATAGAACTTGATGTGAAAGAGCTTTTAGAAACAAAAGAGGATGTGCTGCTACCTGTAGTGTTTTATCTTGAGCAGGTAAGAGAAGATAGAAGCGAGCTTATAAGAAGGCTTTTAGAGGTTGAAGAAAACTTGAAAAATCTGAGCAAAAAGAATGTAGATAGATTTTTGGAATGGTCGTATCGCATTATACGACCAAGGCTTTCTGAAGAACAAAAGTCAGAGTATGATACAGTTGCAAGAAGACTGTCAGAGGTGGGCGTAAATGCCATGGGTGAGTTTATATCAAATGTTGCAAGACTTTTAGACGAAGCAAAAATAAAAGACTTTATGGCTGGGAAACTTGAAGGAAAACTCGAAGCCACAATAGAGATTGCGAAAAGATTAATACAAAAGGGTTTTAGCGATGAAGAGGTTGCTGAACTTACAGAACTTCAGATTGAAAAGGTTAAAGAGTTAAGAAAATCCATGTTAAATTGA
- a CDS encoding SDH family Clp fold serine proteinase, protein MSFWDLLIFFIIASSLQPVMKQRMLESARQKLIAKIEKKRGSRVILLVHRQETMSFLGFPVYRYIDINDSEEVIRAINMTDPSIPLDIILHTPGGLVLASLQIARAIKRHKSKVTVHIPHYAMSGGTLIALAADEIVMCEDAVLGPVDPQIGEFPAVSILEVVKQKTLNEIDDKTLILADIARKALKQTKDAVLELLSDNYPENIAQNIAKELVEGKYTHDFPITYEKAKELGLRVRCDMDKEIKQLMCLYPQPVNKKSSVDYLWIPKK, encoded by the coding sequence ATGAGTTTCTGGGATTTACTGATATTTTTCATTATAGCAAGTTCTCTTCAGCCAGTTATGAAACAGAGGATGCTTGAGTCTGCAAGGCAAAAACTTATTGCTAAAATAGAGAAAAAAAGGGGTTCAAGAGTTATCCTTCTTGTTCACAGACAGGAGACAATGAGTTTTCTGGGTTTTCCTGTATATAGATATATTGATATAAATGATTCAGAAGAGGTTATAAGAGCAATCAATATGACCGACCCATCAATTCCGCTTGATATAATTCTTCACACACCGGGCGGGCTTGTTTTGGCATCGCTTCAAATTGCAAGAGCTATCAAGAGACATAAAAGCAAGGTTACAGTTCATATTCCTCATTATGCAATGTCGGGCGGGACTCTTATTGCTCTTGCTGCTGATGAAATAGTCATGTGTGAGGATGCGGTACTGGGTCCTGTTGACCCACAGATTGGAGAGTTTCCGGCAGTGTCTATCCTTGAGGTTGTAAAACAAAAAACGTTGAACGAAATTGACGATAAAACATTGATTCTGGCAGATATTGCAAGAAAAGCTTTAAAGCAAACAAAAGATGCTGTTTTAGAACTTCTTTCTGATAACTATCCAGAAAATATTGCTCAAAACATAGCAAAAGAGCTTGTTGAGGGCAAATACACACATGATTTCCCTATAACTTATGAAAAAGCAAAAGAACTGGGTTTAAGAGTCAGGTGCGATATGGATAAAGAAATAAAACAGCTTATGTGTTTATATCCTCAACCTGTTAACAAAAAGTCTTCTGTAGATTATTTATGGATTCCGAAAAAATAA
- a CDS encoding rhomboid family intramembrane serine protease has product MIPLKDTIPSREKPFMTWFLIVVNVFVFLYQVSLPPETAQEFVLRYAFIPEEFSKALSYGIITGIIYSIWPVICSMFMHGSWMHLISNMWSLWLFGDNVEDRVGHFRFLIFYLLSGFFAAYTHWFFYAGSDIPVVGASGAISGVMGAYFLMFPLSKIVTLIPIGFIPLFINIPAVFYLGLWFLSQVSSGILELFGPVFGSGIAWWAHIGGFVFGALTVNFFRKKYRRYNNFFDDEIFYYRYY; this is encoded by the coding sequence TTGATTCCATTAAAAGACACCATCCCGAGCAGGGAAAAACCTTTTATGACATGGTTTTTGATTGTGGTAAACGTGTTTGTTTTTTTGTATCAGGTATCTCTTCCACCCGAGACGGCACAGGAGTTTGTTTTAAGATACGCATTTATTCCTGAAGAGTTCTCAAAAGCTCTGTCGTATGGAATTATAACAGGAATTATTTATTCCATATGGCCGGTGATATGTTCAATGTTCATGCACGGAAGCTGGATGCATCTTATATCCAACATGTGGTCGCTGTGGCTGTTTGGCGATAATGTCGAAGACAGGGTAGGACATTTCAGATTTTTAATTTTTTATCTTCTGAGCGGATTTTTTGCGGCTTATACTCACTGGTTTTTCTATGCAGGGTCTGATATTCCGGTTGTTGGTGCATCAGGTGCAATTTCAGGTGTAATGGGTGCATACTTTTTGATGTTCCCGCTCTCTAAAATTGTTACGCTCATACCGATAGGTTTTATTCCTCTTTTTATAAACATTCCGGCAGTGTTTTATCTTGGTCTGTGGTTTTTATCGCAGGTATCGTCTGGAATCTTGGAACTGTTTGGACCTGTGTTTGGTAGCGGCATTGCATGGTGGGCGCATATTGGTGGATTTGTATTTGGTGCGTTGACTGTAAATTTCTTTAGAAAGAAATACCGAAGATACAATAATTTTTTCGATGATGAAATTTTTTACTACAGATATTATTAA
- a CDS encoding biotin transporter BioY, translating into MQNTLSKYTTKNLVLSALFTAIVAVCAQISIQIGPVPFTLQVLAIFLASLILPPKYAFLSLLVYDLLGAVGVPVFAGFTGGLSKFVGPTGGYLIAFPIAAFVTSYINTKKPIKNEAANASAALILGLVIIYTFGFLYLSWAANMTLKKAFAAGVAPFIIPDIIKLAIAYFLARAIKSRKVLNIA; encoded by the coding sequence ATGCAGAATACACTGAGCAAATATACAACAAAAAACCTTGTTCTTTCTGCTCTGTTTACAGCAATAGTTGCTGTATGTGCTCAAATCTCAATTCAAATTGGACCTGTACCGTTTACACTGCAGGTTCTGGCAATCTTTCTTGCAAGTTTGATTCTGCCTCCAAAGTATGCATTTTTGAGCCTTCTTGTTTATGATCTTTTAGGGGCTGTCGGCGTGCCTGTGTTTGCAGGTTTTACCGGAGGACTTTCAAAATTTGTTGGACCAACCGGCGGATACTTGATAGCATTCCCCATCGCAGCTTTTGTCACAAGCTATATAAATACAAAAAAGCCAATAAAAAATGAGGCAGCAAATGCCTCGGCAGCACTTATTTTAGGGCTTGTGATTATCTATACATTTGGATTTTTGTATCTGTCGTGGGCTGCAAATATGACACTCAAAAAGGCTTTTGCCGCAGGTGTTGCACCGTTTATAATCCCGGATATTATAAAGCTCGCAATTGCATATTTTCTTGCCCGCGCAATAAAAAGTCGCAAAGTGCTGAATATCGCATAG
- the recD2 gene encoding SF1B family DNA helicase RecD2: MQQNIQGMVSDIIYRNLENSYTVFEIICDDEVFTAVGIVPDIAIGEKVSVYGEFYFHPVYGQQLKVSYLEKLLPQTKDEIYLYLSSGVIKGIGQKTAKKIVDTFGDDTARILQEEPEKLLSIRGMTPEKVERIKNMFAFQKFLKDIMSIFSRYGFSQNHAMRLFKLYGFSALSLLQENPYFLLDVFPELDFKKVDRLALDMGVMLDDRRRISAKILNLLTLAANSEGHTCLPENRLKQICSKTLDLPVEKIEEALESLAQERRVVKDEVESQTMIFLYGYYECERYIADKILSMLKEYDDIADIDEKISLFEAKNGIAFSPNQKKAIKMALTQGVSIITGGPGTGKTTIIKCIIEIFEGAGKKVFLCAPTGRAAKRMQTACEKEAKTIHRLLEMTVLDTHVIFQRGPNNPLKCDVVVVDEMSMVDSFLMNYLLSAIKPTTRIVLVGDKDQLPSVGAGNVLKDLIKSQIVPCTILSDVYRQSENSFIVLNAHRINKGEFPYLQKESDFYFIQKNSQEEILKTVVELVTKKLPNYLSCDPMTDIQVLCPSKKGLVGMYNLNRVLQQYLNPPSSHKREYVFKENLFRVGDRVMQVKNNYSLEYEVIQGEEKGRSSTGIFNGDIGVVKDIDRVQGVLEILFDDEKLVYYDFSLLDDLELAYAMTVHKSQGSEFRCVVMPIVETYPILMTRNLLYTAVTRAKELVVLVGKKSALEYMIANQKEAMRYSALCDFLLRGQENMQLRAL; this comes from the coding sequence ATGCAGCAAAACATTCAAGGTATGGTGAGCGATATAATCTACAGGAATTTGGAAAATAGCTATACGGTGTTTGAGATAATCTGCGACGATGAGGTGTTCACAGCAGTAGGGATAGTACCAGACATTGCTATCGGCGAAAAGGTGAGCGTATACGGTGAGTTTTATTTTCATCCTGTTTACGGTCAGCAACTGAAAGTAAGCTACCTTGAAAAACTTTTGCCTCAGACAAAGGATGAGATATATCTTTACCTTTCTTCAGGAGTTATAAAAGGTATCGGGCAGAAGACAGCAAAGAAGATTGTTGATACATTTGGAGATGACACTGCAAGAATTTTGCAGGAAGAGCCTGAAAAACTTTTGAGCATTCGCGGCATGACCCCCGAAAAGGTTGAGCGAATAAAAAATATGTTTGCTTTCCAGAAATTCTTGAAAGATATCATGTCAATCTTTTCCCGGTATGGATTTTCACAGAACCATGCAATGAGACTTTTTAAACTTTATGGATTTTCTGCTCTGTCGCTTTTACAGGAAAATCCATATTTTCTTTTAGATGTGTTTCCGGAACTTGACTTTAAAAAGGTTGACAGGCTTGCACTTGACATGGGAGTTATGCTGGATGACAGAAGAAGAATATCTGCAAAAATACTCAATCTTTTGACACTGGCAGCAAATAGTGAGGGACATACCTGTCTGCCAGAGAATAGGCTCAAACAGATTTGTTCAAAAACACTTGACCTTCCAGTGGAAAAAATAGAAGAGGCGCTTGAATCTTTAGCTCAAGAAAGAAGAGTTGTAAAAGATGAAGTTGAATCTCAAACGATGATATTTTTGTACGGCTATTATGAGTGTGAAAGGTATATAGCAGATAAAATCCTGTCAATGCTAAAAGAATATGATGACATTGCTGATATAGATGAAAAGATCTCTCTGTTTGAAGCAAAAAACGGCATTGCATTTTCGCCAAATCAAAAGAAAGCCATTAAAATGGCGCTTACTCAAGGTGTTAGCATAATCACAGGAGGTCCTGGTACGGGAAAGACCACCATTATAAAGTGTATAATTGAGATTTTTGAAGGTGCGGGGAAAAAAGTTTTTCTCTGTGCACCGACAGGAAGAGCTGCAAAGCGGATGCAAACAGCCTGTGAAAAAGAAGCAAAAACAATACACAGACTTTTAGAGATGACAGTATTAGATACACATGTTATTTTCCAGAGAGGGCCAAACAATCCTTTGAAATGTGATGTTGTAGTTGTTGACGAAATGAGTATGGTAGACAGTTTTCTTATGAACTATTTATTGTCTGCAATAAAGCCGACAACCAGAATTGTTCTTGTCGGAGACAAAGATCAGCTTCCGTCTGTTGGAGCTGGGAATGTATTGAAAGATCTTATAAAAAGTCAGATTGTACCATGTACTATTCTGTCGGATGTTTACCGTCAGAGCGAAAATAGTTTTATAGTTTTAAATGCGCACAGGATAAACAAAGGAGAGTTTCCGTATCTTCAAAAGGAGAGCGATTTTTATTTTATCCAGAAAAATTCTCAGGAAGAGATTTTAAAAACTGTGGTTGAGCTTGTAACCAAAAAACTTCCAAACTATCTTTCGTGCGACCCTATGACAGACATTCAAGTTCTTTGTCCGTCTAAAAAAGGGCTTGTTGGGATGTACAACTTGAACCGGGTGCTGCAACAGTATTTGAATCCGCCTTCTTCTCATAAAAGAGAATATGTTTTTAAAGAAAACCTGTTCAGGGTTGGAGACAGGGTAATGCAGGTGAAAAACAATTATTCGCTGGAATATGAAGTTATACAAGGAGAAGAGAAGGGCAGGAGCTCAACAGGAATATTCAACGGTGATATTGGAGTTGTTAAGGACATAGACAGAGTACAGGGTGTGCTGGAGATCCTGTTTGACGACGAAAAACTTGTATATTATGACTTTTCGCTTTTAGACGATCTGGAGCTTGCATATGCAATGACTGTTCACAAATCGCAGGGGTCTGAGTTCAGGTGCGTGGTAATGCCCATTGTTGAGACCTACCCCATTTTGATGACAAGAAACCTTCTTTACACTGCTGTAACACGGGCAAAAGAACTTGTTGTGCTGGTGGGTAAAAAAAGTGCTTTAGAGTACATGATAGCAAACCAGAAAGAGGCTATGCGATATTCAGCACTTTGCGACTTTTTATTGCGCGGGCAAGAAAATATGCAATTGCGAGCTTTATAA
- a CDS encoding YvrJ family protein, with protein sequence MQDLIANIANIGFPIVLCIYLLTRFESKIDKLSDSIDKLSEKILQMKNN encoded by the coding sequence ATGCAGGATTTAATTGCTAATATTGCCAACATAGGTTTTCCAATCGTGCTTTGTATATATCTTCTCACAAGATTTGAGAGCAAGATAGACAAGCTCTCTGACAGCATCGATAAGCTCTCTGAAAAGATATTGCAGATGAAAAACAATTGA
- a CDS encoding DUF2922 domain-containing protein: MLTLVLTFKLQNGKTFRLSIPDPKPNLTAAEVDSVMNLIVQKNIFVTSDPIVEKVSARIVDREVNTLIG; this comes from the coding sequence ATGCTCACACTGGTTTTGACATTTAAGCTTCAAAACGGCAAGACATTCAGACTTTCCATCCCTGATCCCAAACCTAATCTTACTGCTGCCGAGGTTGACAGTGTGATGAACTTGATTGTGCAAAAGAATATATTTGTAACCTCAGATCCAATTGTTGAAAAAGTTTCAGCAAGAATTGTTGACAGAGAGGTAAACACTTTAATTGGCTAA
- a CDS encoding DUF1659 domain-containing protein, producing MIKNINQIIQTDVRIIFENNVVAGLKYKLKGGEKNMPAKPLTGSLQLKLENGTTSTGRIRFKTLSYDIKPNAQDVDVYQVGQAIASLQSKPLYTIIRSNNFELLY from the coding sequence TTGATTAAAAATATCAATCAGATTATACAAACAGACGTTCGAATAATTTTTGAAAACAATGTTGTTGCGGGTTTAAAATATAAGCTGAAAGGAGGTGAAAAGAACATGCCAGCAAAACCACTTACAGGTTCATTGCAATTAAAACTTGAAAACGGCACAACATCTACTGGGAGAATAAGGTTCAAGACACTCTCTTATGACATTAAGCCGAATGCACAGGATGTAGATGTGTATCAGGTTGGTCAGGCAATTGCAAGCCTTCAGTCAAAGCCGCTGTACACGATCATAAGAAGCAACAACTTTGAGCTTTTGTACTAA
- the spoVAC gene encoding stage V sporulation protein AC: MNIKDKKASEYQALVKANEPETNSFKNCILAFLVGGAICDVGQAFLNLYSSFFPKDEAQVLTSITMIFLGAFLTGVGVYDKIGAFAGAGSIVPITGFANSIVSPAVEYKKEGFVFGVGSKMFLVAGPVLVYGISTSILVGLLYYFVKLFPGV; the protein is encoded by the coding sequence GTGAATATCAAAGATAAGAAAGCCTCTGAATACCAGGCACTTGTAAAGGCAAACGAACCAGAGACAAACTCTTTCAAAAACTGCATCTTGGCATTCTTAGTTGGCGGGGCTATCTGCGATGTTGGTCAGGCATTTTTGAACCTCTACAGCAGCTTTTTCCCAAAAGATGAGGCTCAAGTTCTAACGTCCATAACCATGATTTTTCTTGGAGCTTTCCTGACAGGAGTTGGAGTGTATGACAAAATTGGTGCTTTTGCAGGAGCAGGTTCTATTGTTCCAATTACCGGTTTTGCAAACTCCATTGTTTCACCCGCTGTTGAGTATAAAAAAGAAGGGTTTGTGTTTGGTGTAGGAAGCAAGATGTTTTTGGTAGCAGGACCTGTTCTTGTATATGGAATTTCCACATCTATACTGGTAGGGCTTCTTTATTACTTTGTTAAATTATTTCCCGGGGTATGA